TCGATAGCGGCACCTCGGGGACGGTACGATGAGTACACTGAGGGTGACGACTTGCCACCGCGCGAGCCTGGTCCGTCACCGCCAGTTGATGCGGCGCACGGTGCAGACGTGCCGGctgacgaggccgaggtgaAGGTGATCAAgcggaagaagaagagtAAGAAGCCACGAGCACCTGCGTGATGCATTGTGTCTGCTTCGTATGTTGGTGATTAGTCAAGGAAAGGAGGAAAGAGGGTTGGATCGTGACTGTGACGAGTGCGAGAGGGAGACGGGGACAACGAGACAATCGTGTGTGCGTTGCACTTCTGATGTCAAGTTGACACGCGATTGAATTATTTTCACCGGTATACCACAAACACTATTAGGGTTGACAAAGTGGGGTTACTAATGGGAATTACAGATCCAGGATCAAGATTAGACTTTGGCAAGGTAGCCACTAACTGTTGATGTTTGCGATTTGGTTCCGGGTGGCAATGTTTCAGGATGACTCGACCAAGCTATTTGTTAGTGGTAATGAGAGGACGCGTTTGGGGCGTGGCGGGAAGGCAGTGGTGTTGACTttcctccactcccactcccacttTCCATCTTtctctcttcctctttACTCACTTCCTCTAACCCCATCTACCCCATCTACCCCATCCATCTTCTCGAGGATACTAATCTTCAACGGCACTTGCGAGCTCTCTGCGTATCTCTgcccttccttccctttTGCCACCACAGCTTCGCCAGTGACGACGCGTCGAGACACCGGATCAGTCTTGACGCGCCACCGTAATGGCCAACTCAATCCTCAACCCCCCAGGCAGTCTGCCTTCTCCGGAGCGCGTTGAGGAAAtcgcgcgccgcgtgcTCGAGATTGACACGCCCGACCAAGTGAGACCTTCCCTGCCAACGCGTGCACCTAATCAtcactgacaccagcccaCTCCAGAATGGTTCATGCCCATCCTGACCAAGTTCCTCACGAACAACCCAGGCGATGACCACTTCATCATCGAGCTGCCTGACCCCTCAGCACCCGCCCGTGGTGGAACCGGATACGGTGCAATCACATGTGAGTCTGAACGGCACTGGGATGATCATCATCTGACGACAGGCATGGAAGACGAGTGTTGGACCAATATCAACTTGTCGCCTGATCCGGAacagctcgacggcggTAAGGCGAACGGCGTGGGAACGTTGTGGGACTATGCCGACCACTGTCGCGGGGAAGACCATATCAAGTGCCGCAATCAGCGTCTCAAGCGTATGGTGAGTAGGAGAATGTTGGCTTGTCCACATAGCGCGCGAGTGGTACGCGGTACGGCCCGCGCGTATCACGCACAAGTTGCATACCGCGAGCGTAGCTGACTGGCCAGGGGTTCGTGGCCCCAGAGTCAGCCTTGCTCTCATCACCGTTCACCTCCTCTCAAGCAGGACCTTCCCGTCTGGCCTCCTCTCAGATTCAACCCAGCAGCTCAGGCAGCGCTCACATTATCCGTGATCATCCGCCCAACCATCCTTCAATGGGCGCCTCCTCTAGCAACTACCGGGACGCCCTTTTCGTCGACAGTGACAGTGACGACGGCATAGAGTTCGTCGGCCGCAGCTCCCCTCGCAAGAACGTTGTCCTTGTTGAAGACAGCGATGACGACCAAAACCCCTCCATTGGGTCTTCACAGTCGCAGTCGTCGCGACTCAAGTCATTACAGCCGACAGGCTCCTCTGGTGGCAACTCTCGCCCCTGGATCCGCGTGTGGTCTAGCATGAGTCTCAGCGACCGCCGTCACGCCATCAATCAAGAGCTTCGTGACCTCGGTAAATTGCCGGGTATTAGCTCGTTCGACGCCAACCGCGTTATTGCTCGCCGCAAGGACGCCCTCCGCTCGATTGAGGGCTCCGGCTGCCTGATGCAGTGGACCCCCCCTGACCCACTCATTTTCCAAGCCTTCCCAAATCTCTACGTTCACCCTCGGCTTGCCGAAACATTCGAGTGCCCGAAGCCCGCGGTTTGCGCTCTCATCAACCCTGCCGCTAGAGTTACCGCTTCGGCTGTTGCTGGACCCTCGACTTCACTCAGGAGCCCATTTTCTTACGCGATGGATGCAATCTCGCACAGTGAGTGTGGGAGTCGGGCGTTGACTAATACTATAGCGGAAAGAGCAACTGGCGCCTTCTTAGTCGCCGTGAATGCTGCGTGGCAGCGTCTGGACATGCAGAGTCGCCGGGCTCAGCTCATCAACGAGCAGAATGCGCTCCGACAGGCGATATCCCGCTTCGAGTGAACCATTCGCAGTGCTGCCAGTACTGACTAGCAGGGCCATTCCACAACTCCAGGGCATCAAGCGCGTTCTTTGTGATCGCCTCATGTCGCATTTGAAGCTGATCGCGAGCGACAATCCGACATGGCTTCCACCCTCGTCCGAGCTGCTCAAACTTGTGCCCGAGCTCCGCCACGTTGTGCACCAGTCTCTCATGGCGTTCCTGCCTCGCCTCCgcgatgaggatgatgacgtCGACCCGCACGGCCTGAGTGAGGAGTGGAATCGCCCCACCGGTCCAGCCCTTACAGACTATTTCAAGGACGCTCTGCTGGACTTCCAAGACGATGCcactgtcgaggaggcgagcAAGACCTTGGGTCTCAGCACAACGTCCGGTCTCCTACCTGGCGCAGACTTCACCCTCATGCCACACCAGATCATGGGTGTGGCCTTCATGATGAAGCGCGAGCAGCGCAAAGGCAAGGGCGGACGTGGTGGCCTACTCTGTGACGCAATGGGCCTGGGAAAGACGATCCAGACCTTGGCCCTTATgctggcgcgcgacgagcggccTGCAGACTACGAGCGTGCTCCCCAGTTGATTGTTGCACCCTTAGCTCTTCTCGTACAGTGAGTCTCGCCGCAACGAGCGCTTGACTTACTCCAGATGGAAAGAAGAAATCGAGACCAAGACCACGAAAGGCTTCCGAGTTTATATCCATCACGGCGCGAACCGCCTCAAGTCGGCGGCGCAGATCCGCAACAGCTACGACATAGTGCTCACTACGTACGGCACACTTTGCTCGGAATCTGGCATCACCGTGAGTCACGAAGGAACGCTGAGCTTGGCGCTCACGCAGAAGAAGCAGAAGCAGAAGATGAAGGTTGGGGAAGGTTCTGACGATGATTCCGACTACAttgagaagaagaagcgtgGGCCTCTCTTCAAGATCCACTGGTTCCGTGCAATTTTGGACGAAGCTCATAACGTACGCAACCGCCGAACAATCTCGGCGCGTTCCGTTCTTCAGCTCGACGTTCTCCACCCGTGGATTCTCACGGGCACGTGAGTCCACTTCCTTTCTGTTACTGAGCTGACCTACAGACCTATTGTGAACAGCTTGGGCGATGTCGGGCCAGCTCTTGAGTTCATCGGGGCCATGGGCCTGTCGCAGTACCACCATGAGGTTGTAAAGCGCGAGAAAAAGCAGCCAAAGAacgcctcgcgccgctgccagGCCATCCTCAAGCCGCTCATGCTCCGCCGCAACAAGGACACAGAGCTCAACGGCAAGAAAATCCTCGAGCTGCCGGTGAAGACGGTCAATTTGGCATGGCAGGATTTCGAGCTTGACGTGAGTATGTGTCTGAATACGAAGCTGACTTACAGGAGCGCGCAATCTACGCGGCAATCGAGCAGCGAGCCAGGATGCGTGTCTCAAAGTTCCTCAAGGCTGGCACGGTTATGAAGAACTACCATGTGGTGCTCGTCTTGCTTACTCGGCTGCGCCAGGCCGCAAACCACCCTGTAAGCTCTTGAGTGAATGGTAACAGGATGCTAACTGGTAGTGGCTCCTTCGGCGTACGCCTGGGGACGAGGGCCGTGACGGCGATCTtcttgtcgacgacgaagcGTTCGGTGCCGATCTTGGACAGTGTCGGaacaacgacgaggatgagtACGGTCGTGCTGTCGCGATCTTGGGCAAAGCCGCGGT
Above is a genomic segment from Cutaneotrichosporon cavernicola HIS019 DNA, chromosome: 1 containing:
- a CDS encoding uncharacterized protein (Zinc finger, C3HC4 type (RING finger)), translated to MANSILNPPGSLPSPERVEEIARRVLEIDTPDQPTPEWFMPILTKFLTNNPGDDHFIIELPDPSAPARGGTGYGAITCMEDECWTNINLSPDPEQLDGGKANGVGTLWDYADHCRGEDHIKCRNQRLKRMGFVAPDAHIIRDHPPNHPSMGASSSNYRDALFVDSDSDDGIEFVGRSSPRKNVVLVEDSDDDQNPSIGSSQSQSSRLKSLQPTGSSGGNSRPWIRVWSSMSLSDRRHAINQELRDLGKLPGISSFDANRVIARRKDALRSIEGSGCLMQWTPPDPLIFQAFPNLYVHPRLAETFECPKPAVCALINPAARVTASAVAGPSTSLRSPFSYAMDAISHTERATGAFLVAVNAAWQRLDMQSRRAQLINEQNALRQAISRFEAIPQLQGIKRVLCDRLMSHLKLIASDNPTWLPPSSELLKLVPELRHVVHQSLMAFLPRLRDEDDDVDPHGLSEEWNRPTGPALTDYFKDALLDFQDDATVEEASKTLGLSTTSGLLPGADFTLMPHQIMGVAFMMKREQRKGKGGRGGLLCDAMGLGKTIQTLALMLARDERPADYERAPQLIVAPLALLVQWKEEIETKTTKGFRVYIHHGANRLKSAAQIRNSYDIVLTTYGTLCSESGITKQKQKMKVGEGSDDDSDYIEKKKRGPLFKIHWFRAILDEAHNVRNRRTISARSVLQLDVLHPWILTGTPIVNSLGDVGPALEFIGAMGLSQYHHEVVKREKKQPKNASRRCQAILKPLMLRRNKDTELNGKKILELPVKTVNLAWQDFELDERAIYAAIEQRARMRVSKFLKAGTVMKNYHVVLVLLTRLRQAANHPWLLRRTPGDEGRDGDLLVDDEAFGADLGQCRNNDEDEYGRAVAILGKAAVDALAKKLEERHERLSNEDVQDDKELECCICMEPLDGSEVITPCSHLYCRVCISNYFIQPIRDTTGLTDEDVDAGCRSCPMCRSRLKPGQVFRCAAIFRPTVATPEVDDDDDDDADIKPDVKPNIAADRKGKKRARSAAESFFGSLNQDQGEPEEDEKPERKRTRGNRKGKSRATSVDATSVDDDDDVEEIEAQVPPSTKLRRTLELVQGFLEEDPNTKVLIFSQFVAFLDLLSDFLKDNGIPSLGYRGSMSASARDEAVRRFRTAPGIVDPIPVMLISTKAGGVGLNLTMAHKVIMCDLAWNPATENQAIDRSHRIGQRKPVQVERLVIRDTVEDRLLAIQEHKGLLADGAMGEGSIGRLGRLTLDDIRKLFAINARDEE